From the genome of Pseudomonas hamedanensis:
GTGAATTCATAGGCGGAGTCGCCGAGAAACGCCAGCCAGCGGTGATAACGGGTGATCACGTCGAACTGATCGCCGTGAATCACCAACAAATGACGGCCATCTGCCGTGACATGCACCGCCTCGTCGACCAACTGGATATTGCCCAGAATCAGCTTCGAATAGCGTCTTAGAAATTCATCGTGGTTGCCGGTGACGTAAATGACCTCGGTGCCGCGCTTGCTCATGGTCAGCAGACGGCGGATGACATTGGTGTGTGCCTGCGGCCAGTACATGCCGCCGCGCAGTTTCCAGCCGTCGATGATGTCGCCGACCAGGTAGATCTTGTCGGCGTGGTAGCCCTTGAGAAACTGCGATAAATGCTCGGCCTGGCAATCGCGCGTGCCCAGGTGCACGTCGGAGATCCACAGGGTTCGCACCCGTTGTTTGCGGCTGGGTCTGGCGAGCTCGGCGCTGGTCATGGGCAACCCTCTGCGATGTTTTCGCCAGCTTGCGCGCGTCCGGTTAATCGACCGTGACAGGCGTGCGTCAGTCGTGTGACAGCGCACATCATTCACAAATTGAGGATTCGGATGA
Proteins encoded in this window:
- a CDS encoding UDP-2,3-diacylglucosamine diphosphatase → MTSAELARPSRKQRVRTLWISDVHLGTRDCQAEHLSQFLKGYHADKIYLVGDIIDGWKLRGGMYWPQAHTNVIRRLLTMSKRGTEVIYVTGNHDEFLRRYSKLILGNIQLVDEAVHVTADGRHLLVIHGDQFDVITRYHRWLAFLGDSAYEFTLTLNRWLNHWRARYGYGYWSLSAYLKHKVKTAVSFISDFEEAIAHECVKRGLHGVVCGHIHHAEIRKVGEVDYLNCGDWVESCTALIEHWDGTIELYRLADAQAREAQLKAARVAEIA